A genome region from Polyodon spathula isolate WHYD16114869_AA chromosome 19, ASM1765450v1, whole genome shotgun sequence includes the following:
- the LOC121295111 gene encoding ubiquitin carboxyl-terminal hydrolase MINDY-2-like: MENNADPQQDLAGAAACSSRPAELSEKKAIGVLKNTSESCKNSEATTAVAVDCSAVACVDNQKSNNNSANCSSSPVKDTVCPSGSLKIGLVDQTNNSNGMGQTQPGGGGGNVGDTTKLVNKTIETPSAKTAVGIIDVMKCVDNEDSTGQQKISQGSGTCQDEKTPSSTTSLSKATVSSDSVAEEPSGSDRSAQGESLSITSLESFSNLNQSNNSEGADDRVLALALQTDEYDSAGGDAKLAASIKCQSIYHIKWIKWKEENTPIITQNENGPCPLLAIMNVLLLAWKVKMPPMMEMITAEQLMEYLGDYILDAKPKEISEIQRLNYEQNMSDAMAVLHKLQTGLDVNVKFTGVRVFEYTPECIVFDLLDIPLYHGWLVDPQIDDVVKAVGNCSYNQLVEKIIISKQSNRSELVGEGYVAEQFLNSTATQLTYHGLCELTSAVQEGELCVFFRNNHFSTMTKYKGQLYLLVTDQGFLTEERVVWESLHNVDGDGNFCDSEFHLRLPSGPETVYRGQQDQIDQDYMMALSLQQEQQSQDLNWEQLPEGVSDLELAKKLQEEEDRRASQFYQEQEQAAAAQAQAQGEEQARGGEAAAATATAASPRKQLGNSERKHKKEAKDKDKDREKDRCVLL; this comes from the exons ATGGAGAACAATGCAGACCCGCAACAGGACCTCGCTGGGGCGGCAGCCTGCTCATCCAGACCCGCGGAATTGAGCGAGAAAAAAGCGATCGGTGTTCTGAAAAACACATCTGAGAGCTGCAAAAACAGTGAAGCTACAACTGCTGTTGCTGTTGATTGTAGTGCCGTAGCTTGTGTGGATAATCAAAAATCTAATAACAATTCTGCAAATTGCTCCTCTTCGCCAGTTAAAGACACTGTATGTCCGTCAGGATCCTTGAAAATTGGTCTCGTAGACCAGACTAATAATAGCAATGGGATGGGACAGACTCAAccgggtggtggtggtggtaatGTTGGTGACACGACAAAGTTAGTAAACAAGACGATCGAGACTCCTTCTGCCAAAACCGCAGTAGGGATTATAGATGTCATGAAATGTGTTGATAATGAGGACTCGACGGGGCAGCAGAAGATTTCTCAAGGGTCTGGAACTTGCCAGGACGAGAAGACACCGTCATCAACAACAAGTTTGAGTAAAGCAACAGTGTCCAGTGACAGTGTGGCCGAGGAGCCGAGTGGGAGTGACCGGAGCGCCCAAGGTGAATCCCTGAGCATTACATCTCTGGAGTCCTTTTCCAACCTGAACCAATCCAACAACAGTGAGGGAGCCGATGACAGGGTGCTGGCGCTCGCTCTCCAGACCGATGAATACGACAGCGCAGGGGGCGATGCTAAACTGGCTGCATCGATCAAGTGTCAGTCCATTTACCATATCAAGTGGATAAAATGGAAGGAGGAAAACACGCCGATTATCACCCAGAATGAGAACGGGCCGTGCCCCTTGCTTGCAATCATGAATGTGCTTTTACTGGCGTGGAAG gtGAAGATGCCGCCTATGATGGAAATGATAACCGCAGAACAGCTGATGGAATATCTAG GAGACTACATTCTTGATGCCAAAccaaaagaaatctctgaaaTTCAGCGCTTGAACTATGAGCAG AACATGAGTGATGCCATGGCGGTCTTACACAAGCTGCAGACGGGTCTCGACGTCAACGTGAAGTTCACGGGCGTGCGAGTGTTTGAATACACACCCGAGTGCATCGTCTTCGATCTGCTGGATATACCCTTGTATCACGGCTGGTTAGTGGATCCACAG ATCGATGACGTCGTGAAGGCGGTGGGGAACTGCAGTTATAACCAGCTGGTGGAGAAAATAATCATCAGTAAACAGTCCAATCGCAGCGAGCTGGTTGGGGAAG GCTACGTGGCGGAACAGTTCCTCAACAGCACAGCCACCCAGCTGACCTACCACGGCCTGTGTGAGCTTACCTCCGCTGTCCAGGAGGGGGAGCTCTGCGTCTTCTTCAGGAACAACCACTTCAGTACCATGACCAAATACAAG GGCCAGTTGTACCTGCTGGTAACAGACCAGGGCTTCCTGACGGAGGAGAGGGTGGTCTGGGAGAGTTTACACAACGTGGATGGAGACGGGAACTTCTGTGACTCGGAATTCCACCTGAGGCTGCCATCGGGCCCTGAGACCGTATACAGGGGCCAGCAGGACCAGATAGACCAG GATTACATGATGGCCCTTTCTCTCCAGCAAGAACAACAAAGCCAGGACCTAAATTGGGAGCAGCTCCCAGAGGGAGTCAGCGACCTGGAGCTGGCAAAGAAGCTCCAGGAGGAAGAGGACCGGCGGGCCTCTCAGTTCTACCAGGAGCAGGAGCAGGCCGCAGCAGCCCAGGCCCAGGCCCAG